In Juglans microcarpa x Juglans regia isolate MS1-56 chromosome 7D, Jm3101_v1.0, whole genome shotgun sequence, the following are encoded in one genomic region:
- the LOC121239326 gene encoding arogenate dehydratase 3-like yields the protein MHAIAPPSSNNFNCFTGTGARPTLARVRRRFIQSVYRSDSVNFPNGVGLSRADWQSTCAILASKVVSQEQPTDKPDTGSGVANHFPAVNGHKTAIDLDLVPIETADNSMSSSISSNNKPQPKPLTITDLSPAPMHGSQLRVAYQGVPGAYSEAAAGKAYPNCEAIPCDQFEVAFQAVELWIADRAVLPIENSLGGSIHRNYDLLLRHRLHIVGEVQLPVHHCLLALPGVRKEYLNRVISHPQALAQCELTLTKLGLNVAREAVDDTAGAAEFIAANNLRDTAAIASARAAGLYGLNILEDGIQDDSSNVTRFVMLAREPIIPRTDRPFKTSIVFAHGKGTSVLFKVLSAFAFRNISLTKIESRPHRNRPIRLVDDANVGTAKHFEYMFYVDFEASMAEVRAQNALAEVQEFTSFLRVLGSYPMDMTPWCPSGGD from the coding sequence ATGCATGCTATAGCTCCTCCTTCCTCTAATAATTTCAATTGCTTTACTGGTACCGGTGCTCGTCCGACGCTTGCCCGTGTTCGGCGTCGTTTTATCCAGAGTGTTTACAGGTCCGATTCCGTCAACTTCCCCAATGGTGTCGGTTTGAGCAGAGCAGACTGGCAGAGCACATGTGCCATTCTCGCCAGCAAGGTCGTCTCCCAAGAGCAACCCACCGATAAACCCGACACTGGATCCGGTGTTGCCAACCACTTTCCCGCTGTAAATGGCCACAAGACAGCAATTGATCTCGACCTCGTTCCCATCGAGACGGCTGACAACAGCATGAGCAGTAGCATTAGCAGCAACAACAAGCCGCAGCCGAAGCCGCTCACCATAACGGATCTCTCCCCAGCTCCCATGCACGGTTCGCAGCTCCGTGTCGCTTACCAAGGCGTTCCCGGAGCTTACTCGGAAGCCGCCGCCGGAAAAGCATACCCGAACTGCGAAGCAATCCCCTGTGACCAGTTCGAAGTTGCTTTCCAGGCCGTGGAGCTTTGGATTGCCGATCGTGCCGTCCTCCCAATCGAGAACTCCCTCGGTGGCTCGATCCACCGGAACTACGACCTCTTACTCCGCCACCGGCTCCACATAGTCGGTGAGGTTCAATTACCGGTACACCACTGTCTCTTGGCCCTACCGGGTGTTAGAAAAGAATACTTGAACAGAGTGATATCCCACCCTCAAGCCCTCGCACAGTGCGAGTTGACCCTCACCAAACTCGGCCTCAACGTGGCACGGGAGGCCGTAGACGACACCGCTGGAGCGGCCGAGTTCATCGCCGCCAACAACCTACGCGACACGGCGGCGATTGCGAGCGCACGCGCTGCCGGTCTGTACGGCCTGAACATTTTGGAGGACGGGATCCAAGACGACTCGAGCAACGTGACCCGGTTCGTGATGCTGGCCCGAGAACCCATAATCCCAAGAACGGACCGGCCATTCAAGACGAGCATAGTGTTCGCGCACGGGAAGGGGACGTCGGTGCTGTTCAAAGTGCTGTCTGCATTCGCGTTCCGCAACATAAGCCTGACGAAGATCGAGTCGAGGCCGCACCGGAACCGACCGATACGGTTGGTGGACGACGCCAACGTGGGGACGGCGAAGCACTTCGAGTACATGTTCTACGTGGACTTCGAGGCTTCAATGGCGGAGGTTAGGGCACAGAACGCGCTGGCGGAGGTGCAAGAGTTCACGTCGTTCTTGAGGGTGCTCGGTAGTTATCCCATGGACATGACTCCTTGGTGCCCTTCCGGGGGAGATTAG